Part of the Natrialbaceae archaeon AArc-T1-2 genome, CGAAACCGAATCATGAACGCGAGCACGAGCGACCCGACGAACGTCTCACTCGAGGCGGCCCGGGAGCTCCTCGTCGATCTCGTCTCGACCCCCTCGCCCTCCGGCGAGGAACGCGAGGCGGCGAAACGGCTCGTCGACTTCTTCGAGGCCCACGACCGGGAGGCCAGGATCGACGGGATCGGCAACGTCCGTGCGCCAGCCGACGATGCCGTTCTCCTCACCTCGCACATCGACACCGTGCCGGGTGACATCCCGGTCGAGGTCGAGGAAAGCGGCGACGACGAGATCCTCTGGGGTCGTGGCAGCGTCGACGCGACGGGGCCACTCGCCGCGATGGCGGTCGCCGCCGTCCGCACGGGGGTCTCGTTCGTCGGCGTCGTCGGCGAGGAGGTCGACTCCCGTGGCGCACGCTACCTGGTCGAGAACCGCGAGGAGCCTGCGGCCGTCGTCAACGGGGAGCCCTCCGGCGTCAACGGCATCACGCTCGGCTATCGCGGACTGCTCGCCGGAACCTACGTCGCGACCAGCGAGTCCGGGCACACCTCCCGTCCCGACCCGAACGCGATCCAGCACGCGATCCGGTGGTGGACCGCCGTCGAGGAGACCTTCGAGGCCGACGAGTACGACCCCATCTTCGAGCAGGTGACGACCAAGCCGGTCGAGATCGACGGCGGCACCAGCACGGACGGCCTCTCCGTTGAGACGACGATGGACGTCCAGTTGCGGGTCCCGCCCGAACTCGACACTGATGCGGTCCGCGAGACCGCCGAAGCCGAACTCGAGGTCGGCACCGTGACCTGGAAAGACGCCGTCGAGCCGGTGATGACGAGTCCACGCACCGAGGTCGCACGGGCGTTCCGGGTCGCCATCCGCGAGGTCGGCGACGAACCGCGTCTGCTCCGAAAGACCGGCACCAGCGACATGAACGTCTACGCCGGCGCGTGGGACTGTCCGATGGTCACCTACGGCCCGGGCAACTCAGAGCTCGATCACGCACCCGACGAACGCCTGTCGCTGTCGGCGTACGACCGCTCGATCGCCGTCCTCGAGCACGTTTCGAAGACGCTTCAGGAGTAATACGATCCGATACGATACATGACCGAACCACGACACTTTCTCACCGTCGACGACCTCTCGCAACCGGAACTGCTGTCGGTACTCGACCGCGCCGAGGAGTACAGAACCGCCGTCGCAAACGACGAAGACCACCACGAGCTCGCCGGACAGACGCTCGGGATGCTCTTTCAGAAACCGAGCACCCGTACCCGGGTCTCGTTCGAGACGGGGATGACCCAACTCGGCGGCCACGCCGTCTTTCTCGGCAAAGACGACATCCAACTCGGTCGCGGCGAGCCGCTGAAAGACACCGCACGGACGCTCTCGCGGTACGTCGACGGCGTGATGGCCAGACTGTTCGAACACGAGAACGTCGAGATCCTGGCCGAGTACGCCGACGTCCCCGTCGTCAACGGACTCACCGACGACGCTCATCCCTGTCAGATCCTCGCGGACCTGCTGA contains:
- a CDS encoding [LysW]-lysine hydrolase, which gives rise to MNASTSDPTNVSLEAARELLVDLVSTPSPSGEEREAAKRLVDFFEAHDREARIDGIGNVRAPADDAVLLTSHIDTVPGDIPVEVEESGDDEILWGRGSVDATGPLAAMAVAAVRTGVSFVGVVGEEVDSRGARYLVENREEPAAVVNGEPSGVNGITLGYRGLLAGTYVATSESGHTSRPDPNAIQHAIRWWTAVEETFEADEYDPIFEQVTTKPVEIDGGTSTDGLSVETTMDVQLRVPPELDTDAVRETAEAELEVGTVTWKDAVEPVMTSPRTEVARAFRVAIREVGDEPRLLRKTGTSDMNVYAGAWDCPMVTYGPGNSELDHAPDERLSLSAYDRSIAVLEHVSKTLQE